The following are encoded in a window of Kitasatospora fiedleri genomic DNA:
- a CDS encoding CHAP domain-containing protein — MITVAGTALALAVPLIATTSAPAFAASRDGVCSSGEFCYYYNSDEAGSVSDFTGSLSNYGDTQPDCYEFKGSGAGQGICVKNNAASVWNRSSQTVRVYYNSGYAGSYQDFAPGAKGNLNSTLKNNDASHKFLSSSSNDNESPTNDFDGGTRGFAAKNCTAFAAFRIADRLGIPNFSNSYGGTTWGNASTWDDAARRLGITVNSTPAVGAIAVNDTHGVYGHVAYVNAVYSDGSFDVEEYNWNNPLAYGTRSHLKVSSAESSFQHMIHF; from the coding sequence ATGATCACCGTCGCCGGCACCGCCCTGGCGCTGGCCGTCCCGCTGATCGCCACCACCTCCGCGCCCGCCTTCGCCGCGTCCCGCGACGGAGTTTGCAGCTCCGGCGAGTTCTGCTACTACTACAACAGCGACGAGGCGGGCTCGGTCTCCGACTTCACCGGCTCCCTCAGCAACTACGGCGACACCCAGCCGGACTGCTACGAGTTCAAGGGGTCCGGCGCCGGCCAGGGCATCTGCGTCAAGAACAACGCCGCCTCGGTGTGGAACCGCAGCAGCCAGACCGTCCGCGTCTACTACAACAGCGGCTACGCCGGCTCCTACCAGGACTTCGCCCCCGGAGCCAAGGGCAACCTCAACTCCACCCTGAAGAACAACGACGCCTCCCACAAGTTCCTCAGCAGCTCCAGCAACGACAACGAGAGCCCCACCAACGACTTCGACGGCGGCACCCGCGGCTTCGCCGCCAAGAACTGCACCGCCTTCGCGGCCTTCCGCATCGCGGACCGCCTCGGCATCCCGAACTTCAGCAACTCCTACGGCGGCACCACCTGGGGCAACGCCAGCACCTGGGACGACGCCGCCCGCCGCCTCGGCATCACCGTCAACAGCACCCCGGCCGTCGGCGCCATCGCCGTGAACGACACCCACGGGGTCTACGGCCACGTCGCCTACGTCAACGCGGTGTACTCCGACGGCTCCTTCGACGTGGAGGAGTACAACTGGAACAACCCGCTCGCCTACGGCACCCGCAGCCACCTCAAGGTCAGCAGCGCGGAGTCGTCCTTCCAGCACATGATCCACTTCTAA
- a CDS encoding carbohydrate binding domain-containing protein, whose product MTRRARHRRRPIAVVLTAVAALTAGLLSTAPLGAAASAAAGTAAVGGNTTTVFYYTRTTNWSAYKLHWAPDGGAWTTVPGVAMEAACTDWVKRTVDLGGATGLQATFTDGSGTWDSNGGKNYALGTGTVVVKDGVIAHSDPCGTDNGGTGTPSSTPSPSPSRQGGTGASTTVYYSTKSRNWSAYHLHYAPDGGTWTIVPGVAMEAACTDWVKRTVDLGSATGLQATFTDGSGSWDNNGGRNYALGTGVVTVKDGVVGSTAPCSAGTTSPSPSPSTSTSASPSASASPSPSASSSPPAGKSATVFYSTAVVGWSIVNLHYAPAGGAWTAVPGVGMTPACPGWYRRTVDLSGAATLAATFNNGNGTWDNNNGVNYVLPSGVSTVQNGKVTANAADPCAAVVPDTTAPSAPSGVAAAATDTSVVLTWEPATDNVGVTGYRVTRSGGTKGTSVINVGSTVYADSGLEPRTVYTYTVKALDAAGNVSAASAAAVATTGEAPPAARPGEMIGTDPRKDPIYFVLTARFYDGDPSNDRGGNQDVKSGNAANGDPMFRGDFKGLVQKLDYVKGLGFSAIWITPVVLNRSDYDYHGYHGYDFYRVDPRLESAGASYQDLINAAHAKGIKVYQDVVYNHSSRWGAKGLYVPTVYGVRDAQWSWYYDEKQPGFEYDGLTVEPKSGKSYYNGDLWSTTQPSGQTCVGWGTPTQYRSPEGYTIYNCQWPSPTSGMFPSKYYHACWIGNWEGEDSRSCWLADDLADFNTEDADVQNYLIGAYDKYIDMGVDGFRVDTAVHVPRVTWNRRFLPAIQQRVTRDWGPAKAQNFFVFGEVAAFVNDKWNRGSVNHSAQFYTWKERKDYTADDAQAALDQYAYEEQLGTGNQPTSANAFLDGNAYHAPDHSKFSGMNIIDMRMHMNFGDAHNAYNNGKDSDDSTNDATYNVVYVDSHDYGPNKSGVRYTGGTDAWAENMALMWTFRGIPTLYYGSEIEFQAGKQIDCGPSCPLAGTGRAYYGDHVEGSVTAPDFSVVSGASGAVAATLQQPLVKQVQRLNQIRRAIPALQMGQYSTEGVTGGMSFKRRYTDAAAGVDSFALVTVTDAATFTGVPDGTYRDAVSGAVRTVTDGTLSVAAPGQGNLRVYVLDLGGRNAAPGKVGTDGPYLK is encoded by the coding sequence TTGACCAGACGAGCACGGCACCGACGGCGCCCCATCGCCGTCGTCCTCACCGCGGTAGCGGCGCTCACCGCCGGTCTGCTGTCCACGGCCCCACTCGGCGCCGCCGCGAGCGCGGCGGCCGGCACTGCGGCGGTCGGTGGCAACACCACCACCGTCTTCTACTACACCAGGACCACCAACTGGTCTGCGTACAAGCTGCACTGGGCCCCCGACGGCGGGGCCTGGACCACCGTGCCGGGTGTGGCGATGGAGGCGGCCTGCACGGACTGGGTGAAGAGGACCGTCGATCTGGGCGGTGCCACCGGGTTGCAGGCGACGTTCACCGACGGCTCCGGTACCTGGGACAGCAACGGCGGCAAGAACTACGCCCTGGGCACCGGCACCGTGGTCGTCAAGGACGGCGTGATCGCCCACAGCGACCCGTGCGGCACCGACAACGGCGGTACCGGCACGCCGAGTTCGACCCCGAGCCCGAGCCCGAGCCGTCAGGGCGGCACCGGCGCGAGCACGACCGTCTACTACTCCACCAAGTCCCGCAACTGGTCGGCCTACCACCTGCACTACGCCCCCGACGGCGGGACGTGGACCATCGTGCCGGGCGTGGCGATGGAGGCGGCCTGCACGGACTGGGTGAAGAGGACCGTCGACCTGGGCAGTGCCACCGGGTTGCAGGCGACGTTCACCGACGGCTCCGGCAGTTGGGACAACAACGGCGGCAGGAACTACGCCCTCGGGACGGGCGTGGTGACGGTCAAGGACGGCGTCGTCGGCAGCACCGCGCCGTGCTCCGCCGGGACCACGAGTCCGAGTCCGAGCCCGTCCACCAGCACCTCCGCCAGCCCGTCCGCGTCCGCGTCCCCGTCCCCGTCCGCGAGCAGCAGCCCGCCCGCCGGGAAGAGCGCCACCGTGTTCTACTCGACCGCCGTGGTCGGCTGGAGCATCGTCAACCTGCACTACGCCCCGGCGGGCGGGGCGTGGACGGCGGTGCCGGGTGTCGGGATGACGCCCGCCTGCCCCGGCTGGTACCGGCGCACCGTCGACCTGAGCGGCGCGGCCACCCTGGCGGCGACGTTCAACAACGGCAACGGCACCTGGGACAACAACAACGGCGTCAACTACGTCCTCCCGTCGGGCGTCAGCACCGTGCAGAACGGCAAGGTCACCGCGAACGCCGCTGACCCGTGCGCGGCCGTCGTCCCCGACACCACCGCGCCGAGCGCGCCGAGCGGCGTGGCGGCCGCCGCGACCGACACCTCCGTCGTGCTGACCTGGGAACCGGCCACCGACAATGTGGGTGTGACGGGCTACCGGGTCACCCGCAGCGGCGGCACCAAGGGCACCTCGGTGATCAACGTCGGCTCGACGGTGTACGCGGACAGCGGCCTGGAGCCGCGCACCGTCTACACCTACACCGTCAAGGCGCTGGACGCGGCCGGGAACGTCTCCGCCGCCTCCGCCGCCGCGGTCGCCACCACCGGGGAGGCCCCGCCGGCCGCCCGGCCCGGGGAGATGATCGGCACCGACCCACGCAAGGACCCGATCTACTTCGTGCTCACCGCCCGCTTCTACGACGGCGACCCGTCCAACGACCGGGGCGGCAACCAGGACGTGAAGTCCGGCAACGCGGCCAACGGCGACCCGATGTTCCGCGGCGACTTCAAGGGGCTGGTGCAGAAGCTCGACTACGTCAAGGGCCTGGGCTTCTCGGCGATCTGGATCACCCCGGTGGTGCTGAACCGCTCCGACTACGACTACCACGGTTACCACGGCTACGACTTCTACCGGGTCGACCCGCGGCTGGAGTCGGCCGGGGCCTCCTACCAGGACCTGATCAACGCCGCCCACGCCAAGGGCATCAAGGTCTACCAGGACGTGGTCTACAACCACAGCTCCCGCTGGGGCGCCAAGGGCCTGTACGTGCCCACCGTGTACGGCGTCCGGGACGCGCAGTGGTCCTGGTACTACGACGAGAAGCAGCCCGGCTTCGAGTACGACGGCCTGACCGTCGAGCCGAAGAGCGGCAAGTCGTACTACAACGGCGACCTGTGGTCGACCACCCAGCCCAGCGGCCAGACCTGCGTCGGCTGGGGCACCCCGACCCAGTACAGGAGCCCCGAGGGCTACACCATCTACAACTGCCAGTGGCCGAGCCCGACTTCGGGCATGTTCCCGTCCAAGTACTACCACGCCTGCTGGATAGGAAATTGGGAGGGCGAGGACTCGCGCTCCTGCTGGCTGGCCGACGATCTGGCCGACTTCAACACCGAGGACGCCGACGTCCAGAACTACCTGATCGGCGCCTACGACAAGTACATCGACATGGGCGTGGACGGCTTCCGGGTCGACACCGCCGTGCACGTCCCGCGCGTCACCTGGAACCGGCGCTTCCTGCCCGCCATCCAGCAGCGCGTCACCCGGGACTGGGGGCCGGCCAAGGCGCAGAACTTCTTCGTCTTCGGCGAGGTCGCCGCGTTCGTCAACGACAAGTGGAACCGCGGCTCGGTCAACCACTCCGCGCAGTTCTACACCTGGAAGGAGCGCAAGGACTACACCGCCGACGACGCCCAGGCCGCGCTCGACCAGTACGCCTACGAGGAGCAGCTCGGCACCGGCAACCAGCCGACGTCCGCCAACGCCTTCCTGGACGGCAACGCCTACCACGCGCCCGACCACTCGAAGTTCTCCGGCATGAACATCATCGACATGCGGATGCACATGAACTTCGGCGACGCGCACAACGCGTACAACAACGGCAAGGACTCCGACGACTCCACCAACGACGCCACCTACAACGTGGTCTACGTCGACAGCCACGACTACGGGCCCAACAAGTCCGGCGTCCGCTACACCGGCGGCACCGACGCCTGGGCCGAGAACATGGCGCTGATGTGGACCTTCCGCGGCATCCCCACCCTGTACTACGGCTCCGAGATCGAGTTCCAGGCCGGGAAGCAGATCGACTGCGGCCCGTCCTGCCCGCTCGCCGGCACCGGCCGCGCGTACTACGGCGACCACGTCGAGGGCAGCGTCACCGCCCCCGACTTCTCCGTCGTCTCCGGCGCGAGCGGTGCCGTCGCCGCCACGCTCCAGCAGCCACTGGTCAAGCAGGTGCAGCGGCTCAACCAGATCCGCCGGGCGATCCCCGCCCTGCAGATGGGGCAGTACTCCACCGAGGGCGTCACCGGCGGCATGTCCTTCAAGCGCCGCTACACCGACGCCGCCGCCGGGGTCGACTCCTTCGCCCTGGTCACCGTCACCGACGCCGCCACCTTCACCGGCGTCCCCGACGGCACGTACCGGGACGCCGTCTCCGGGGCCGTCCGCACCGTCACCGACGGCACCCTGTCCGTCGCCGCCCCCGGCCAGGGCAACCTGCGGGTCTACGTCCTCGACCTGGGCGGCAGGAACGCCGCCCCGGGCAAGGTCGGCACCGACGGCCCGTACCTGAAGTAG
- a CDS encoding MFS transporter, which produces MVDRRHAGAGFAFEWVEVPSVGRHGNQHCRYRYRCRRAARAYLWWLTGTRVSAVGDAALATALGWAGAGYGGSAAGLVLAAVTVPRTVLLLLGGAVVDRYGPRRVALLADAAMVVVVLALAVVDRTAGGGRWTLIGFVLLIGTVDAFQLPASGALPRLLVVPAQLSRALALRQAGGQVAVLLGAPVGALLVGGVGLAGAAVADAVTFLAVLAVTLRLRAGEESGRSGGGLVAGLADGLRVVRRDRTLRVALPVAAVAAAGVLPVVGLLGPLLVRAHAWGAGAVGLSAGGQALGVLGVSLAAARYGVLRRAGCGVVLGLGIAALGTAALALAPAPAWAGAAAVLVGAGSSVFACHLGPLVLAGAPATHLGRVQALLALVQSATLTAANPIWGALAGAVGVRAALLGCAALTGAVAVAVATTRALREPKGLPIVAS; this is translated from the coding sequence GTGGTGGACCGACGGCACGCGGGGGCGGGGTTTGCCTTCGAGTGGGTCGAGGTTCCTAGCGTCGGCCGCCATGGGAACCAGCACTGCCGATACCGATACCGATGCCGCCGGGCTGCCCGGGCGTACCTGTGGTGGCTCACGGGCACCCGGGTCTCCGCCGTCGGGGACGCCGCCCTCGCCACCGCCCTCGGCTGGGCCGGTGCCGGCTACGGCGGGTCGGCCGCCGGGCTGGTACTGGCCGCGGTCACCGTGCCGCGCACCGTCCTGTTGCTGCTCGGCGGGGCGGTGGTCGACCGGTACGGGCCCCGGCGGGTGGCGCTGCTCGCGGACGCGGCGATGGTGGTCGTCGTCCTGGCGCTGGCGGTGGTGGACCGGACGGCGGGTGGCGGCCGGTGGACGCTGATCGGGTTCGTGCTGCTGATCGGCACCGTCGACGCCTTCCAGCTCCCCGCGAGCGGTGCGCTGCCGCGACTGCTGGTCGTCCCCGCCCAGCTGTCCCGGGCACTGGCGCTGCGTCAGGCCGGGGGCCAGGTGGCGGTGCTGCTCGGTGCCCCGGTCGGCGCGCTGCTGGTCGGGGGCGTCGGCCTTGCGGGGGCGGCGGTCGCCGACGCGGTGACCTTCCTCGCGGTCCTCGCGGTGACGCTGAGGCTACGGGCGGGGGAGGAGAGCGGACGGAGCGGGGGCGGTCTGGTGGCGGGACTGGCGGACGGCCTGCGAGTGGTGCGGCGGGACCGGACGCTGCGGGTCGCGCTGCCGGTGGCGGCGGTCGCGGCGGCCGGGGTGCTGCCGGTGGTCGGGCTGCTCGGACCGCTGCTGGTCCGGGCGCATGCCTGGGGAGCGGGTGCCGTGGGGCTGTCGGCCGGGGGACAGGCGCTCGGTGTGCTGGGCGTCTCGCTGGCCGCCGCCCGGTACGGGGTGCTCCGCCGGGCCGGGTGCGGCGTCGTCCTCGGGCTGGGGATCGCCGCTCTCGGCACCGCCGCGCTCGCCCTGGCCCCCGCCCCGGCCTGGGCCGGGGCGGCCGCGGTGCTGGTCGGGGCCGGTTCCAGCGTCTTCGCCTGCCACCTGGGCCCGCTCGTGCTGGCCGGTGCGCCCGCGACCCACCTCGGGCGGGTGCAGGCGCTGCTCGCGCTCGTCCAGAGCGCGACCCTCACCGCGGCCAACCCCATCTGGGGCGCGCTCGCGGGTGCGGTCGGCGTCCGGGCCGCGCTGCTCGGCTGCGCGGCGCTCACCGGCGCGGTGGCAGTGGCGGTGGCCACCACCCGCGCGCTGCGGGAGCCAAAGGGGCTTCCGATTGTGGCAAGTTGA
- a CDS encoding hemerythrin domain-containing protein encodes MCHYCGCREIPLIKDFIREHEAATDLTGEIARLLESDDPISAGALLAPLAAELAAHWRGEEDGLFRVMRADPEFTAYIDALETEHRALADLLAITDLARPADRSALLTAFAELHAHIAKEEDGLFPASLIALTAADWNTSMAAWQAAHPDRRPSPPG; translated from the coding sequence ATGTGCCACTACTGCGGGTGCCGCGAGATCCCGCTGATCAAGGACTTCATCCGGGAGCACGAGGCGGCCACCGACCTGACCGGGGAGATCGCCCGCCTACTGGAGTCGGACGACCCGATCTCGGCGGGAGCACTGCTGGCACCGCTGGCCGCCGAACTCGCCGCGCACTGGCGGGGCGAGGAGGACGGCCTGTTCCGAGTGATGCGCGCGGACCCGGAGTTCACGGCGTACATCGACGCCCTGGAGACCGAGCACCGCGCCCTCGCGGACCTCCTCGCCATCACCGACCTCGCCCGCCCCGCCGACCGTTCCGCCCTGCTGACCGCCTTCGCCGAGCTGCACGCCCACATCGCCAAGGAGGAGGACGGGCTCTTCCCCGCCTCCCTGATCGCCCTGACCGCCGCCGACTGGAACACCTCGATGGCCGCCTGGCAGGCCGCCCACCCCGACCGCCGCCCCTCCCCACCGGGCTGA
- a CDS encoding alpha/beta hydrolase has translation MAEAGGAVSGDFALLRRFDPGGLRDAAEGWRRLSAAAEDANGRHRHRVNGPLRAHWQGRDADSAFFTMESTEQELEVVRVEAESVALVLDTVADRMDQARTNLSNALRRADEWNLPVADDGTVGLPPQAAADRHDPDARDERQRRTLLRAQLQGRIDTALATAREASDQGARALGRLGADILTQPRVFGAAGESAQDVRDVAADLGLAAPYLPANEDPARAARWWRSLTPEQQQRLLALHPEEIGRLDGLPATVRDRANRLVLEQRLDALKAGDARGSGLTADEYGRRETALRVLKETLDRRDGSDEQHRLFLLSLDPRGDGRAIVSTGDPDTADHTAVLVPGTGTTVEEMPGQIERIGRLQDAARGELTDTGQKVAVVSWLGYDAPEVSGSVLTRGRAEAGAEDMRRFTDGLRVAQGDHRSHLTVIGHSYGTTAVGAAAAGGQGLQADDIVAIASPGMSTDSASDLHIDPDHFWAGTAADDNIDLATGLTLGPDPALGAFGGNTLAIDTSGHSGYWDLHSESLANQGKIIVGRPPNTVDNHRGEPDALVPGL, from the coding sequence GTGGCGGAAGCCGGGGGCGCGGTGAGCGGCGACTTCGCGCTGCTGCGGCGTTTCGACCCCGGCGGACTCCGGGACGCGGCCGAGGGCTGGCGTCGGCTGTCCGCTGCGGCGGAGGACGCCAACGGCCGGCACCGGCACCGGGTCAACGGGCCGCTGCGGGCGCACTGGCAGGGCAGGGACGCGGACAGCGCGTTCTTCACGATGGAGTCCACCGAGCAGGAGCTGGAGGTCGTCCGGGTGGAGGCCGAGTCGGTGGCACTGGTGCTGGACACCGTCGCCGACCGGATGGACCAGGCCAGGACGAACCTGTCGAACGCGCTCCGGCGGGCCGACGAGTGGAACCTCCCGGTGGCCGACGACGGCACGGTCGGCCTCCCGCCGCAGGCCGCGGCGGACCGCCACGACCCGGACGCCCGCGACGAGCGGCAACGCCGGACCCTGCTGCGCGCGCAGCTCCAGGGCCGTATCGACACCGCACTCGCCACCGCCCGCGAGGCCAGTGACCAGGGCGCCCGCGCGCTCGGACGGCTCGGCGCGGACATCCTCACCCAGCCCCGGGTGTTCGGGGCCGCGGGCGAGTCGGCGCAGGACGTCCGGGACGTCGCCGCGGACCTCGGCCTCGCCGCCCCGTACCTCCCGGCGAACGAGGACCCCGCACGGGCCGCCCGGTGGTGGCGGTCGCTGACGCCCGAACAGCAGCAGCGTCTCCTCGCCCTGCACCCCGAGGAGATCGGCCGCCTCGACGGCCTCCCCGCCACCGTCCGGGACCGGGCCAACCGCCTCGTCCTGGAGCAGCGGCTCGACGCCCTGAAGGCCGGCGACGCCAGGGGCTCGGGGCTGACGGCCGACGAGTACGGCCGGCGCGAGACCGCCCTCCGCGTACTGAAGGAGACGCTCGACCGGCGGGACGGATCGGACGAGCAGCACCGCCTGTTCCTGCTGAGCCTGGACCCCCGGGGCGACGGCAGGGCCATCGTGTCCACCGGCGATCCGGACACCGCCGACCACACCGCCGTCCTGGTGCCCGGCACCGGCACGACCGTCGAGGAGATGCCCGGTCAGATCGAGCGCATCGGCAGGTTGCAGGACGCGGCGCGAGGAGAACTCACGGACACGGGGCAGAAGGTCGCGGTGGTGTCCTGGCTCGGCTACGACGCGCCCGAGGTGAGCGGCAGCGTCCTCACCCGCGGCCGTGCCGAGGCCGGCGCCGAGGACATGCGTCGCTTCACCGACGGCCTCCGGGTCGCTCAGGGCGACCACCGCAGCCACCTGACCGTCATCGGCCACAGCTACGGCACCACCGCCGTCGGGGCCGCCGCAGCAGGCGGTCAGGGACTACAGGCGGACGACATCGTCGCCATCGCCAGCCCCGGCATGTCCACCGACAGCGCCTCCGACCTCCACATCGATCCCGACCACTTCTGGGCCGGGACCGCGGCCGACGACAACATCGACCTGGCCACCGGCCTGACCCTCGGCCCCGACCCGGCCCTCGGTGCCTTCGGCGGGAACACCCTCGCCATCGACACCTCCGGCCACAGCGGCTACTGGGACCTCCACAGCGAGAGCCTGGCCAACCAAGGGAAGATCATCGTCGGCCGGCCGCCGAACACCGTCGACAACCACCGGGGCGAGCCCGATGCACTCGTGCCCGGTCTCTGA
- a CDS encoding PucR family transcriptional regulator, producing MGTRLTDAPPDSAARLAGHLLNRLTALTEETVRRIRGAMTVYRSAGPLPAGDLAESVRSNIEFTLRRLAHEDGLSLEAPRRTGRLRAEQGVPSATVQSAFRVGFAHLWETMAAESQRHGLATNEELVQMATDVWRFNEESTTAMMNAFNETTALLMVRRDQERSALVDVVLRGGMGNPGSVLEAADMLTLPYDGTFAVVVAHAPGLARQALPDIEPTLRAHDMGSAWRLTPDAHIGIVSMRAAAAIDLLVDTLRSQTVRRAGVSPCYTRLDQTPQALHLAQVALASSARPDETVTLFDANPLPMLVASAPSTASRIGNQVLGHVTELPDGQRDQLLTTLSTWFAVDGSADKAAKLLHCHPNTVRYRLRRIEQLSGRSTERRLDSAELYIALQAVLHLPEVVRDPLE from the coding sequence ATGGGCACCCGACTCACCGACGCGCCGCCCGACTCGGCCGCGCGACTGGCCGGCCACCTGCTGAACCGACTCACCGCGCTCACCGAGGAGACGGTCCGCCGGATTCGCGGCGCCATGACCGTCTACCGCAGCGCCGGACCACTGCCCGCCGGGGACCTCGCCGAATCCGTCCGCAGCAACATCGAGTTCACCCTGCGCCGGCTCGCCCACGAGGACGGCCTCAGCCTGGAGGCCCCCCGCCGCACCGGACGGCTGCGCGCCGAGCAGGGCGTCCCGTCGGCCACCGTGCAGTCCGCGTTCCGGGTCGGCTTCGCCCACCTCTGGGAGACCATGGCCGCCGAGTCGCAGCGCCACGGCCTCGCCACCAACGAGGAGTTGGTGCAGATGGCCACCGACGTCTGGCGGTTCAACGAGGAGTCGACCACCGCCATGATGAACGCCTTCAACGAGACCACCGCCCTGCTGATGGTCCGCCGCGACCAGGAGCGCTCCGCCCTCGTCGACGTGGTGCTGCGCGGCGGCATGGGCAACCCCGGCTCCGTCCTGGAAGCCGCCGACATGCTCACCCTCCCGTACGACGGCACCTTCGCCGTGGTCGTCGCCCACGCCCCCGGTCTCGCCCGGCAGGCCCTCCCCGACATCGAACCCACCCTGCGCGCCCACGACATGGGCTCCGCCTGGCGGCTCACCCCCGACGCCCACATCGGCATCGTCTCGATGCGCGCCGCCGCCGCGATCGACCTGCTGGTCGACACCCTGCGCAGCCAGACCGTCCGCCGGGCCGGCGTCAGCCCCTGCTACACCCGCCTCGACCAGACCCCGCAAGCCCTCCACCTCGCCCAGGTCGCCCTCGCCAGCTCCGCCCGCCCCGACGAGACGGTCACCCTCTTCGACGCCAACCCGCTCCCCATGCTGGTCGCCAGCGCCCCCTCCACCGCCTCCCGGATCGGCAACCAGGTGCTCGGCCACGTCACGGAACTCCCCGACGGCCAGCGCGACCAACTCCTCACCACCCTCTCCACCTGGTTCGCCGTCGACGGCTCCGCCGACAAGGCCGCCAAACTCCTCCACTGCCACCCCAACACCGTCCGCTACCGCCTGCGCCGCATCGAACAGCTCTCCGGCCGCTCCACCGAACGCCGCCTCGACTCCGCCGAGCTCTACATCGCCCTCCAGGCCGTCCTCCACCTCCCCGAGGTGGTCCGCGACCCCCTGGAGTGA
- a CDS encoding SsgA family sporulation/cell division regulator gives MESPAELRLDLVMDLLLSPEAAFPVPARLVYRTDDPYAVHVAFHVDSAQPIGWFFARDLLAQGLLRPTGLGDVRVWPASVDGRRTVTLMLCSPEGDAFLQAPAARVAAWVRHTLHLVPPGGAAERDRVDRALDALFAANAANRAGGAGGAFEPGC, from the coding sequence ATGGAGAGCCCCGCCGAACTGCGCCTCGACCTGGTGATGGACCTGCTGCTGTCGCCGGAGGCGGCCTTCCCGGTTCCGGCGCGGTTGGTGTACCGCACCGACGACCCGTACGCGGTGCACGTCGCCTTCCACGTGGACTCGGCGCAGCCGATCGGCTGGTTCTTCGCCCGGGACCTGCTGGCGCAGGGGCTGCTGCGGCCCACCGGGCTGGGCGACGTACGGGTCTGGCCGGCCTCGGTGGACGGGCGGCGGACGGTCACCCTGATGCTCTGCTCCCCGGAGGGCGACGCCTTCCTCCAGGCCCCCGCCGCCCGGGTGGCGGCCTGGGTGCGGCACACGCTGCACCTGGTCCCGCCGGGCGGGGCGGCCGAGCGCGACCGGGTGGACCGGGCGCTGGACGCCCTGTTCGCGGCGAACGCGGCGAACAGGGCGGGCGGCGCGGGCGGGGCGTTCGAGCCCGGCTGCTGA
- a CDS encoding ABC transporter permease — MSAAPAAPQAESAEQRPSAGPELGLLLVPPKARTGWRVVPARVVAMCTVELQKLRHDRTELYTRAVQPALWLLIFGETFTRLKAIPTGGIPYLDYLAPGIIAQSAMFIAIFYGIMIIWERDSGVLTKLLVTPTPRAALVTGKAFAAGVKAVIQAAVVVVLAAVLGVGMTANPLRLLGVAVAVVLGSAFFSCLSMTIAGIVLTRDRLMGIGQAITMPLFFGSNALYPVDLMPGWLQAVSRANPLSYQVDALRGLLIGTPSHLALDFGVLALATGAGITAASALLGRLAR, encoded by the coding sequence ATGTCCGCCGCACCCGCCGCACCGCAAGCCGAGTCGGCTGAGCAACGTCCGTCCGCCGGGCCCGAGTTGGGCCTGCTGCTGGTACCGCCGAAGGCCCGCACGGGCTGGCGGGTGGTCCCGGCCCGGGTCGTCGCGATGTGCACCGTCGAGCTGCAGAAGCTGCGGCACGACCGCACCGAGCTGTACACCCGGGCGGTCCAGCCCGCCCTGTGGCTGCTGATCTTCGGGGAGACCTTCACCCGGCTGAAGGCGATCCCGACCGGCGGCATCCCGTACCTGGACTACCTGGCGCCCGGCATCATCGCGCAGTCCGCGATGTTCATCGCGATCTTCTACGGCATCATGATCATCTGGGAGCGGGACTCCGGGGTGCTCACCAAACTGCTGGTCACCCCGACGCCGCGGGCCGCGCTGGTCACCGGCAAGGCGTTCGCCGCCGGGGTGAAGGCGGTGATCCAGGCCGCCGTGGTGGTGGTGCTGGCCGCGGTGCTCGGCGTCGGCATGACCGCCAACCCGCTGCGGCTGCTGGGCGTCGCGGTCGCGGTGGTGCTCGGCTCGGCCTTCTTCTCCTGCCTGTCGATGACCATCGCGGGCATCGTGCTCACCCGCGACCGGTTGATGGGCATCGGACAGGCCATCACCATGCCGCTGTTCTTCGGCTCCAACGCGCTCTACCCCGTCGACCTGATGCCCGGCTGGCTCCAGGCCGTCAGCCGGGCCAACCCGCTCAGCTACCAGGTCGACGCCCTGCGCGGCCTGCTCATCGGCACCCCGTCCCACCTCGCCCTCGACTTCGGCGTACTCGCCCTGGCCACCGGCGCCGGCATCACCGCGGCCTCCGCACTGCTGGGGCGGCTGGCCCGCTGA